From Nitrospiria bacterium, the proteins below share one genomic window:
- a CDS encoding inositol monophosphatase family protein produces MEEYLKTASEVAQRAGKLLMNYLGKDLKIGYKGVINLITEADQKSEETIVQYLRAKYPDHQILAEEGKGVKTPSSWKWIIDPLDGTTNFAHGFPSFCVSIGLEVDEKIQVGVVYDPVRSHLFSAERGKGSFLNGEKLGVSSIQSLSESLLVTGFAYDARFSDENNFDHFIHFTRCCQGVRRTGSAALDLCYVALGCFDGFWELKLSPWDTAAGSLIAEEAGAKVSDFKGNPFSIYMKEILASNGKIHQEMIQVLTQTKP; encoded by the coding sequence ATGGAAGAATATCTAAAAACCGCCTCCGAGGTCGCCCAAAGGGCTGGGAAACTGCTTATGAATTATTTAGGGAAAGACCTGAAAATCGGTTACAAGGGTGTCATCAACCTAATCACCGAGGCGGATCAAAAATCAGAGGAAACCATTGTTCAATATCTCCGAGCGAAATACCCTGACCATCAAATTCTTGCCGAAGAGGGAAAGGGAGTGAAGACACCATCCTCCTGGAAATGGATTATTGATCCTTTGGATGGAACCACCAATTTTGCCCATGGGTTTCCTTCCTTCTGTGTCTCAATTGGGTTGGAAGTAGATGAGAAAATACAGGTTGGAGTCGTCTATGACCCAGTTCGATCCCACCTTTTTAGCGCTGAACGGGGAAAAGGTTCTTTCTTAAACGGAGAAAAACTTGGTGTTTCTTCTATCCAATCGCTTTCGGAATCTCTTTTGGTGACCGGGTTTGCCTATGATGCCCGATTTAGCGACGAGAACAATTTTGACCACTTTATTCATTTTACCCGTTGCTGCCAGGGTGTTCGCCGAACGGGTTCGGCTGCTTTGGATCTTTGCTATGTGGCCTTGGGGTGTTTCGACGGTTTCTGGGAATTAAAACTGTCCCCATGGGATACCGCTGCAGGAAGTTTAATCGCCGAAGAGGCCGGAGCAAAGGTTAGTGATTTTAAAGGGAATCCCTTTTCTATTTACATGAAAGAAATTCTGGCCAGCAATGGGAAAATTCATCAGGAAATGATTCAGGTGTTAACCCAGACTAAACCCTGA